A single genomic interval of Acidobacteriota bacterium harbors:
- a CDS encoding lytic transglycosylase domain-containing protein, with translation MRRHRIRKGHSPSRVRAWAIATLAIGLIASSIVPGQAAENISGFVDSAGRVVFVNEPAESSATPKVHTSSKTGATGRKLLAKTSDSAKSSDSAAFAAEPAAVPDELIITEALGDPSTAPESSSQDIPTVPRGRDYIAELVSDAARRHQVDADLVHAIVRVESNYNPYAVSNRGARGLMQLIPATARRFGVMDSFDPRSNLDGGIRYLKYLMGMFKGDVRLSLAAYNAGEMAVTRNGGVPPYRETQNYIRKISELYSMSTVAAAAGVPPEPQIFKYVDDSGVIHFSNTDRP, from the coding sequence ATGCGCCGCCATCGAATACGGAAAGGGCATAGCCCCTCACGTGTACGCGCTTGGGCAATCGCCACTTTGGCGATTGGTCTGATTGCGTCCAGCATTGTGCCTGGACAGGCGGCAGAGAACATCTCCGGTTTTGTCGACTCCGCGGGGCGCGTGGTCTTCGTCAACGAACCCGCGGAATCATCGGCAACGCCCAAAGTGCACACTTCCAGCAAAACTGGGGCTACCGGCCGGAAATTGCTGGCCAAGACATCCGACTCTGCTAAATCTTCCGACTCTGCGGCGTTTGCGGCAGAACCCGCCGCCGTACCCGATGAGTTAATCATTACCGAAGCACTTGGCGACCCGAGCACTGCGCCAGAATCCTCATCCCAGGATATTCCCACAGTTCCTCGTGGACGCGACTACATCGCAGAGCTCGTAAGCGACGCCGCGCGTCGACACCAGGTGGATGCCGACCTGGTCCACGCCATTGTTCGCGTGGAATCCAACTACAACCCTTACGCTGTCTCCAATAGAGGCGCGCGCGGCCTGATGCAACTGATCCCGGCGACGGCCCGTCGCTTCGGCGTGATGGATTCTTTCGACCCACGCTCGAATCTGGACGGTGGCATTCGCTACCTGAAATATCTGATGGGTATGTTCAAAGGCGATGTGCGACTCTCGCTCGCGGCATACAACGCCGGAGAGATGGCGGTAACTCGCAACGGCGGCGTGCCCCCTTATCGTGAGACGCAAAACTATATCCGCAAGATCAGCGAACTGTATTCCATGAGTACCGTCGCTGCCGCTGCGGGAGTACCGCCGGAACCGCAAATTTTCAAGTATGTGGATGATAGCGGAGTCATTCACTTTTCCAATACGGACCGGCCATAG
- the thiD gene encoding bifunctional hydroxymethylpyrimidine kinase/phosphomethylpyrimidine kinase, translating to MHPTPIALTIAGSDPSGGAGIQADLKTFHQFGVYGASAITLLTVQNTRRVSRVEVTPAELVIEQIDAVLEDMLPGAAKTGSLGNSDVIRAVASRASRFAFPLVVDPVMISKHGAPLLSDDARAVLLDQLLPHAFLVTPNWHEALALAGLREFESDDYESLSQQAAHAILAMGAKAVLIKGGHRPARLSSAPSTESNDLLYHESEVYLYAAPRIDTLHTHGTGCTYSAAITALLAKGMELVQAVGVAKQFIHRAIATNPGIGGGHGPVNHFAKTE from the coding sequence TTGCACCCCACACCCATTGCGCTGACCATTGCCGGCTCGGACCCTTCTGGCGGGGCGGGCATTCAGGCTGACCTGAAGACGTTTCATCAGTTTGGCGTGTATGGCGCGAGCGCGATCACGCTTCTCACTGTGCAGAATACGCGGCGAGTGAGTCGCGTGGAAGTGACTCCCGCTGAGTTAGTCATTGAGCAGATCGACGCTGTGCTCGAGGACATGCTTCCCGGCGCGGCCAAAACGGGCTCGCTGGGTAACTCGGATGTGATTCGCGCCGTCGCCAGCCGGGCCAGTCGGTTCGCGTTTCCGCTGGTGGTTGATCCGGTGATGATCAGCAAGCACGGCGCGCCGCTGTTGAGCGATGATGCCCGCGCCGTGCTGCTCGACCAGCTTCTTCCGCACGCGTTTCTGGTAACTCCCAATTGGCACGAAGCGCTGGCCCTGGCGGGGTTGCGTGAATTCGAGAGCGATGATTACGAGTCACTCAGCCAGCAGGCCGCGCACGCGATACTTGCAATGGGCGCGAAAGCTGTGCTGATTAAGGGGGGACACCGCCCTGCCCGCTTATCGTCTGCGCCGTCAACGGAGTCAAACGACCTGCTCTACCACGAGAGCGAGGTGTACCTCTATGCTGCCCCGCGCATTGATACCCTACACACGCACGGCACCGGGTGTACTTACTCGGCGGCCATCACAGCATTGCTTGCAAAAGGCATGGAGTTGGTGCAAGCGGTGGGCGTCGCGAAGCAATTCATCCACCGCGCCATCGCCACAAACCCCGGCATCGGCGGCGGCCACGGCCCCGTAAATCACTTCGCTAAAACGGAGTGA
- a CDS encoding iron-sulfur cluster assembly accessory protein, with amino-acid sequence MRLKAVEYRLTVFVVDYPLCGANRGSSRNHPARRPAYSKEASVGISLTTEAVSKVKEIMGQQEPAPAGLRIGVVGGGCSGFSYSMMFEQGGDDEMSMDKIYNFDGVKVFVDQTSLLYLDNTQVDYVESLEGAGFKFSNPNVKSTCGCGSSFST; translated from the coding sequence ATGCGGCTGAAAGCGGTAGAATACAGGTTGACTGTGTTCGTGGTGGATTATCCCCTTTGCGGGGCCAATCGAGGGAGTTCGCGGAATCACCCGGCTCGACGCCCGGCATATTCCAAGGAGGCTAGCGTGGGAATAAGTCTTACAACAGAGGCAGTGTCCAAGGTAAAAGAGATTATGGGACAGCAAGAGCCTGCTCCGGCGGGGCTGCGCATTGGCGTGGTGGGCGGTGGCTGCTCGGGCTTCTCTTACTCGATGATGTTCGAGCAGGGTGGCGATGACGAAATGAGCATGGACAAGATTTACAACTTCGACGGCGTTAAGGTCTTCGTCGATCAGACCAGCCTACTCTACCTCGACAATACCCAGGTCGATTACGTCGAGTCGTTGGAAGGTGCTGGCTTCAAATTTTCTAACCCCAACGTGAAGAGTACCTGCGGCTGCGGCAGCTCGTTTAGCACCTAG
- a CDS encoding DUF58 domain-containing protein: protein MRFHAISGDIIKTMPVTTGTNVSSKIFRRLTARTLLRRWIAKLDVPGWRTFLISMMALALAFVLAMYSSVFAQQGRVIATGLCAGAALLLAGYVAFTAIPYLARRTRIEWLHVSLDYKLTREGWAFIVLILLLAIAGLNTGNNLLYMILSSLLAAILMSGILSLGVLSGVGVDIELPQHVFARQPVRARVRLSNLKKVFPSFSLTLRGSAGLAGASISKGAMAIDWKHVFAQGLRLGSVAATFTVVVLLALWKVIADFYRFSILALVVVGLLTLGASLILAMAALALAQWKTLAGARSQTAARPARRGTKPSAIGDVQARRGILDQPLYFPFLPRGSAIERQVEIEFPRRGHYRDDHFDLSTRFPFGFLDKTMHLGLSRELLVYPAVRPNEKLIEILPMLSGELEAFQKGMGHDLYSIREMLGSDSVRHVDWKASARSGSLKVREFAREDDRRVQLVLDPRIGKVGDAPGTFSAEALTQFEAAVEFCACLAWHFHEMDAEFQFVCGDFRTPVARASEIIYDILRHLAVTQPSVEAPDSALAVSEQDNLFRIICASMKKNSLPASPQSYLVYFEALAIPPARN, encoded by the coding sequence TTGAGATTCCATGCCATCTCCGGTGATATTATCAAAACCATGCCTGTAACCACCGGGACGAACGTATCCTCCAAAATTTTTCGCCGACTAACCGCGCGCACACTGCTGCGCAGATGGATCGCCAAACTGGACGTGCCGGGCTGGCGCACCTTTCTGATCTCCATGATGGCATTGGCGCTGGCGTTTGTGCTGGCTATGTACTCCAGCGTGTTCGCGCAACAAGGCCGGGTAATCGCCACGGGGCTCTGCGCGGGAGCGGCATTGTTGCTGGCCGGCTATGTGGCCTTCACGGCGATTCCCTACCTCGCCCGGCGCACCCGCATCGAGTGGCTGCATGTGAGCCTCGATTACAAGCTAACGCGCGAGGGCTGGGCATTCATCGTACTGATTCTGCTACTGGCCATCGCGGGGCTGAATACAGGCAATAATCTCCTTTATATGATTCTGTCCAGCCTGCTGGCTGCGATCCTGATGTCGGGCATTCTTTCATTGGGCGTGCTGAGCGGCGTGGGTGTCGACATTGAGCTTCCGCAGCATGTTTTCGCGCGGCAGCCCGTGCGTGCGCGAGTACGCCTGTCGAATCTGAAAAAAGTTTTCCCGTCGTTTTCGCTCACCCTGAGAGGCTCGGCTGGATTGGCTGGCGCGAGCATAAGCAAAGGGGCGATGGCCATTGACTGGAAGCACGTCTTCGCGCAAGGGCTGCGCTTGGGCAGCGTGGCGGCTACCTTCACGGTAGTCGTTTTGCTGGCTCTCTGGAAGGTAATCGCAGATTTCTATCGGTTCAGCATCCTGGCGTTGGTCGTGGTTGGATTGCTGACGCTGGGGGCCTCGCTGATACTTGCCATGGCGGCGCTAGCACTCGCACAATGGAAAACGCTTGCCGGCGCCAGATCGCAAACTGCGGCGAGACCCGCCCGCAGAGGAACGAAGCCATCGGCGATTGGTGACGTCCAGGCCAGGCGGGGTATTCTCGATCAGCCGCTCTACTTTCCCTTCTTGCCACGGGGCAGCGCGATTGAGCGCCAAGTCGAGATAGAATTCCCGCGCCGCGGCCATTATCGCGATGACCATTTCGATTTGAGTACACGGTTCCCCTTCGGGTTCCTCGACAAGACTATGCACTTGGGTCTCTCGCGTGAACTTCTAGTGTATCCAGCCGTTCGCCCTAACGAAAAACTCATCGAGATACTGCCCATGCTCAGCGGTGAGCTGGAGGCATTCCAGAAAGGCATGGGGCACGACCTGTACTCGATCCGCGAGATGCTCGGGTCTGATAGCGTCCGCCATGTCGATTGGAAGGCCTCGGCGCGGTCGGGCTCATTAAAGGTCCGCGAATTTGCACGGGAGGACGACCGGCGTGTGCAATTGGTGCTGGACCCGCGCATAGGCAAAGTGGGAGACGCGCCGGGGACGTTCTCCGCTGAGGCGCTCACGCAGTTTGAGGCAGCGGTGGAATTCTGCGCATGTCTCGCTTGGCATTTTCACGAGATGGACGCGGAGTTTCAATTTGTCTGCGGAGACTTTCGGACACCTGTAGCGCGCGCCAGCGAAATTATCTACGATATTCTGCGGCATCTAGCGGTGACCCAGCCGTCGGTCGAAGCGCCAGATTCCGCTCTCGCCGTCTCCGAGCAGGACAACCTCTTCCGCATCATCTGCGCAAGTATGAAAAAAAATTCGCTGCCGGCATCGCCGCAATCGTACCTGGTCTACTTCGAAGCCTTAGCAATTCCCCCGGCAAGAAACTAA
- a CDS encoding N-acetylmuramoyl-L-alanine amidase — protein sequence MMRIQSHSFESTGRGGRLRPALPVLLLAAWIMAGITPSAQASGALDRANNYFEEARKKHSELQKTSMSNRTIEDYSKLIDTFRRVYLTAPTYGNSTISLMAIGELSEEMARRWSEPIHFQQAIEAYSFLLREYPQSQFRFDARLAIARIYRHDLHQPEKALEQFGRYVADYPNSAQSKLARQAVSQLRDEIGPAADAAENRAHTVSQTKEGTLSSKLPALKPVADKPASESPSAGKSAKDDLSTITDIRYWTNPESSRVVVDVGQLEVGQKLKYQAAQLSTPPRLYIDLQDTRIPQPVGGRTLEVNGDLLKRVRLAQFDKRVSRLVLDLGADTDFQISEMTNPYRLVIDVRGRVSEIDAAIPVAANSPAPALPSVPVLMAKAEPAAVAPSAIDQKLRAAAPIRGGTHSLTRALGLKIGRIFIDAGHGGHDPGTIGPGGLTEKELSLDLAQRVGKLIEEKLGSEVVFSRADDSFVPLEGRVALANKAEADLFLSIHLNSSTAKNAVGIETYYLNFTSDPEALKVAARENSGAQETIANLQGIVRKIALQEKLDESKEFAARMQSSLRKSLAKGMNRKTANQFDRGVKTAPFVVLIGANMPSVLTEVSFLSNPAEEKRLRTTEHRQKIAEALFAGVSGYVDTLSGVKIAPRLPAPGNRKSPAKAVSPTPMKTPDTEDLAARR from the coding sequence ATGATGCGGATTCAATCCCATAGCTTTGAGTCTACCGGTCGCGGCGGCAGGTTGCGTCCGGCACTGCCAGTACTGTTGCTGGCGGCCTGGATCATGGCCGGGATAACGCCATCGGCGCAGGCCAGCGGCGCGCTCGACCGTGCCAATAATTACTTTGAGGAGGCGCGCAAGAAGCATTCCGAGCTTCAGAAGACCTCGATGTCCAACCGGACCATCGAAGATTACAGCAAGCTAATCGACACCTTCCGCCGCGTCTATCTGACCGCGCCCACCTACGGCAACTCCACGATCAGTCTGATGGCCATTGGCGAGCTTTCCGAGGAGATGGCTCGCCGCTGGAGCGAGCCGATTCACTTCCAGCAGGCCATTGAGGCCTACTCGTTCCTGTTGCGTGAATACCCGCAGAGCCAGTTTCGCTTCGACGCGCGGCTGGCCATTGCGCGCATCTATCGGCACGACCTCCACCAGCCGGAAAAAGCGCTGGAGCAGTTCGGACGCTACGTGGCCGACTACCCCAACTCCGCGCAATCGAAGCTAGCCAGACAGGCCGTCTCGCAACTGCGAGATGAGATCGGCCCGGCAGCCGATGCCGCGGAGAATCGCGCTCACACCGTCAGCCAGACCAAAGAGGGTACGCTCTCCAGCAAACTTCCGGCCCTCAAACCAGTTGCAGACAAACCAGCCAGCGAGTCCCCCTCGGCCGGGAAGTCAGCGAAGGATGACCTGTCCACAATCACCGACATTCGGTACTGGACCAACCCGGAGTCCAGCCGCGTGGTGGTGGATGTAGGTCAATTGGAGGTGGGGCAAAAACTGAAGTATCAGGCGGCGCAACTGAGCACTCCGCCGCGGCTCTACATTGATCTGCAAGATACCAGGATCCCCCAGCCCGTCGGCGGGCGCACGCTGGAGGTAAACGGTGACCTGCTGAAACGCGTGCGGTTGGCCCAGTTCGACAAGCGTGTCTCGCGACTGGTGCTGGACCTGGGAGCGGATACCGATTTTCAGATCAGCGAGATGACCAATCCCTATCGACTGGTGATTGACGTGCGCGGTCGCGTCTCTGAGATTGACGCGGCAATTCCGGTAGCGGCGAATTCTCCCGCACCCGCCCTTCCCTCCGTGCCTGTGCTGATGGCCAAAGCAGAGCCGGCTGCCGTCGCGCCATCCGCTATAGATCAGAAATTACGCGCCGCCGCGCCCATTCGCGGTGGAACGCATTCACTGACACGCGCGTTAGGGTTAAAGATCGGTCGCATCTTCATTGATGCTGGGCACGGCGGGCACGATCCCGGAACCATCGGACCAGGTGGGCTGACCGAGAAGGAGTTGTCGCTCGATCTGGCGCAGCGCGTGGGCAAGTTGATAGAGGAGAAGCTCGGCAGCGAGGTGGTTTTTTCCCGCGCTGACGACAGCTTCGTACCATTGGAGGGCCGCGTGGCCCTGGCCAACAAGGCCGAGGCCGACCTGTTCCTTTCCATCCATCTCAACTCCAGCACCGCAAAAAATGCCGTGGGTATTGAGACGTATTACCTCAACTTCACCTCCGACCCCGAGGCGCTCAAGGTCGCTGCGCGCGAAAACTCCGGCGCGCAGGAGACCATCGCCAATTTACAGGGTATCGTGCGCAAGATCGCGTTGCAGGAAAAGCTCGATGAGTCCAAGGAGTTCGCTGCTCGCATGCAGTCCTCGCTGCGCAAATCGCTAGCCAAGGGAATGAATCGCAAGACAGCCAATCAGTTTGACCGCGGCGTGAAGACCGCGCCCTTTGTGGTCTTGATCGGCGCCAACATGCCTTCGGTATTGACCGAAGTTTCCTTCCTGAGCAATCCGGCCGAAGAAAAACGGCTGCGCACGACCGAGCATCGCCAGAAGATCGCCGAAGCACTGTTTGCCGGTGTCTCCGGCTACGTGGACACGCTCAGCGGCGTGAAGATCGCTCCGCGCCTGCCCGCACCTGGAAACAGGAAGTCTCCGGCGAAAGCCGTATCCCCCACTCCCATGAAAACTCCCGATACGGAAGATCTCGCCGCGCGGCGCTAG
- a CDS encoding TonB-dependent receptor, giving the protein MESTMPVSFASSRWPFPAVRMAALVCFLLAGTAWSQEAGKDAAQPEASTAAAPAPLPPKASAPIMISESQLSGLPLNGRSYSQLATLQAGVSDTSTASASRGTSGGSLSMSGSRSTSNHVMLDGTTTMNSENFPPRSAAGVQLGSDAVFQVQVFSTGYNAEYGRSSGGIMNSITRSGTPEIHGTIFEFMRNNKIDARNFFDDGDNPPPFRRDQFGGTLTGPIQKDRSFFLVSYEGLRDRLTETNVSFWPDAAIRTRSDIAPTIRPYLNLMPVPNGSSEGGGIGRNFAPQSLPTRENYLNVRMDQKLTDRDSLFARYTFSDAEGDESQGSHLFLTSSKTRQQYLTAVGTHILSLRALTTFRFGYTRPTDVSFGVEQLTIPDSLSFVPSWPIFGQMTIPGMSNFGLVTNIPRSDSLDSFQFGNQWIVQQGSHAIKFGGEMHRNRWDVYSDWQKGALWSFNNLEGFLQAGPVGTSLFVAQQGSDNHRLFRQNLFSFFAQDEFKVSPRLQLTYGLRYEFVGTISDLTNKKVHLIDFVRDPKVEYGEFYNGNPSLDDLAPRFGFSWSPWAGRQTLISGGTGVHYDPLVAYVASSRRSSDPFYRISVVPNLDTSTIFPLALNGPVSGPYLVQVMDYNGMQSGVVYRYNLSVQQPLPGGLKMTAAYVGSRGNHLLRRYEANQFPVPTVDPDGALFFPQDVSNSPVLGVNRAFGSITMISSDAQSFYNALQVSVNRSVGSRFTVSASYTYSKSVDDSSVGQQTNTGQYGLDRTMDRALSDFDIRQRLVLSYFLNSPFGAGQPFLNTGVAGKILGGWRMNGIVSMRNGAPFSVGSNVRYRGYLFQANRPNLLPSADNNPISGTSAGCGLVAAGTALGTPDQYFDPCMFSAPLAGRTGSTGRNTLTAPSIFSTDIAITRDFLLDSKRRLQFRADVFNVPNHPNFAAPSSNVFSGQLGNRTSTAGKITRTSTTSRQLQFSMRFSF; this is encoded by the coding sequence ATGGAATCTACAATGCCTGTAAGTTTTGCATCGAGCCGCTGGCCCTTCCCTGCTGTAAGGATGGCGGCGCTGGTATGTTTTCTGTTGGCCGGGACAGCATGGTCACAGGAGGCTGGCAAGGACGCGGCCCAGCCGGAAGCATCAACCGCGGCAGCTCCTGCTCCACTACCACCAAAGGCCAGCGCGCCCATCATGATTAGCGAGAGCCAGCTCTCCGGGCTCCCGCTGAACGGGCGCAGCTACTCGCAACTGGCCACGCTGCAAGCGGGTGTTAGCGACACATCCACGGCTTCGGCGTCGCGCGGAACCAGCGGCGGCAGCCTCTCGATGTCCGGCAGCCGCTCCACTTCAAATCACGTGATGCTCGACGGGACCACCACGATGAACTCGGAAAACTTTCCGCCGCGCAGCGCAGCCGGTGTGCAGCTTGGCTCGGACGCCGTGTTCCAGGTGCAGGTATTCAGCACAGGTTACAACGCCGAGTATGGGCGCTCCAGCGGCGGTATCATGAACTCCATCACGCGTTCGGGCACGCCGGAAATTCACGGGACCATCTTTGAATTTATGCGCAACAACAAGATTGACGCGCGCAATTTCTTCGATGACGGCGACAATCCGCCGCCCTTCCGGCGCGATCAATTCGGCGGGACGCTCACCGGTCCCATCCAGAAGGACCGCTCGTTTTTCCTGGTCAGCTACGAAGGGTTGCGCGACCGTCTGACCGAAACCAATGTGAGCTTCTGGCCCGACGCCGCCATTCGCACCCGCAGCGATATTGCCCCCACGATTCGACCGTATCTGAATCTGATGCCGGTCCCCAATGGGTCCAGCGAAGGCGGTGGCATTGGACGAAACTTTGCCCCGCAGTCGCTGCCCACCAGAGAGAATTACCTGAACGTCCGCATGGATCAGAAGCTGACGGATCGCGACAGCCTGTTCGCGCGCTACACCTTTTCCGATGCCGAGGGCGACGAGTCTCAGGGCTCGCACCTCTTCCTGACCTCCAGCAAGACGCGCCAGCAATATCTGACCGCGGTGGGCACGCATATACTGAGCCTGCGCGCGCTGACCACATTTCGCTTCGGCTACACGCGTCCCACCGATGTTTCCTTCGGCGTGGAGCAACTGACCATCCCTGACTCGCTGAGCTTTGTCCCGAGCTGGCCCATCTTCGGTCAGATGACCATTCCCGGCATGAGCAACTTCGGCCTTGTCACCAACATTCCGCGCTCGGACAGCTTGGACTCTTTCCAGTTCGGCAATCAGTGGATCGTGCAGCAGGGCTCGCACGCCATCAAGTTTGGCGGCGAGATGCACCGCAACCGCTGGGATGTTTACAGCGACTGGCAGAAAGGCGCGTTGTGGTCGTTCAATAACCTCGAGGGCTTTCTGCAAGCTGGCCCCGTGGGCACCAGCCTGTTCGTGGCGCAACAGGGCTCGGACAACCACCGCCTCTTTCGGCAGAATCTTTTTTCGTTCTTCGCGCAGGATGAGTTCAAAGTTTCTCCGCGGCTGCAACTGACCTACGGCTTGCGCTACGAGTTTGTCGGGACCATCTCCGACCTGACAAACAAAAAAGTTCACCTGATTGATTTCGTGCGCGACCCTAAAGTTGAGTACGGTGAGTTCTATAATGGCAATCCTTCGCTCGATGATCTGGCGCCGCGCTTCGGATTTTCCTGGTCGCCTTGGGCAGGCCGCCAGACTTTGATCAGCGGCGGAACCGGCGTGCATTACGACCCGCTTGTGGCCTACGTGGCCAGCTCTCGGCGCAGCTCTGACCCGTTTTATAGAATCTCGGTGGTACCGAACCTCGACACTTCCACAATTTTCCCCTTAGCCCTGAATGGACCGGTGAGCGGCCCTTATTTGGTGCAAGTGATGGACTACAACGGAATGCAATCCGGCGTGGTCTATCGCTACAACCTGAGCGTGCAGCAGCCGCTGCCCGGCGGATTGAAGATGACCGCGGCGTATGTCGGCTCACGCGGCAATCATCTGCTGCGGCGCTATGAGGCCAATCAGTTCCCCGTGCCCACGGTCGATCCCGATGGCGCGCTGTTCTTCCCGCAGGACGTGTCGAACAGCCCGGTGCTCGGCGTCAATCGGGCGTTTGGGTCGATCACTATGATCAGCTCCGATGCTCAGTCGTTCTACAATGCGCTGCAGGTTTCGGTGAACCGCTCGGTGGGCTCGCGCTTCACGGTGAGCGCCAGTTATACATACAGCAAATCGGTGGATGACTCTTCCGTCGGCCAACAGACCAACACGGGGCAGTATGGCCTCGACCGCACCATGGACCGCGCACTGTCAGACTTCGACATCCGCCAGCGTCTGGTGTTGAGCTACTTCCTGAATTCGCCGTTCGGCGCGGGGCAGCCGTTCCTGAATACCGGCGTGGCCGGAAAAATTTTGGGTGGCTGGCGAATGAACGGGATCGTCAGCATGCGCAATGGCGCGCCTTTCTCGGTGGGTTCAAACGTGCGCTACCGCGGATACTTGTTCCAGGCGAATCGTCCCAACCTGCTTCCCAGCGCGGACAACAATCCCATCAGCGGGACATCGGCGGGATGCGGATTGGTCGCCGCCGGCACCGCACTGGGCACTCCAGACCAGTATTTCGACCCCTGCATGTTCTCCGCGCCGCTGGCGGGCCGGACCGGTTCGACAGGCCGCAACACGCTCACCGCGCCAAGCATCTTTAGCACGGACATCGCCATCACCCGCGACTTTTTGCTCGACTCAAAGCGCCGCCTGCAATTCCGTGCTGACGTGTTCAACGTGCCCAATCACCCGAACTTTGCCGCGCCATCGAGCAACGTTTTCTCCGGCCAGTTGGGCAACAGAACCTCGACGGCAGGAAAGATCACCAGGACTTCGACGACATCGCGCCAGCTACAGTTCTCCATGCGCTTCTCGTTCTAG
- the moaA gene encoding GTP 3',8-cyclase MoaA, producing the protein MSLQQITATQPNDSTQPSGPLAGLRDQFGRVIDYLRISVIDHCNLRCVYCMPEHGLKFLPPSDLLTPSEIASVVRVAVDAGFRKFRLTGGEPTLRPDLLDIVRQITAIPGAGELAMTTNGILLPDLAKPLVAAGLRRVNIHIDSLDSVSLAKIMRWGKLEDIWRGIEAAEAAGLTPIKLNAVVTRGYNDQDVAALAALTLSRDWHFRFIELMPFGSGETAQVARDNYISNDEVRARIEAAHGPLTELPSGDASDESRNYRLPNARGVVGFISPVSAPYCGSCNRMRLTAEGKLHLCLLNDDEMDIKKQLRQNGQDAVRDILLKAVHQKPVGHRLHEGLSTKNRGMFQIGG; encoded by the coding sequence ATGAGCCTGCAACAGATCACTGCCACCCAGCCCAACGATTCGACCCAGCCGTCCGGGCCTCTGGCAGGGCTCCGCGACCAGTTTGGACGGGTGATCGACTATCTGCGCATCTCCGTCATCGACCACTGCAACCTGCGCTGCGTCTATTGCATGCCGGAACACGGGCTGAAATTCCTGCCGCCCAGCGATTTGCTTACTCCCTCCGAAATCGCCTCCGTGGTGCGCGTCGCCGTGGACGCCGGCTTTCGCAAGTTCCGCCTGACCGGCGGCGAGCCCACGTTGCGCCCCGACCTGCTCGACATCGTGCGCCAGATCACCGCCATTCCCGGCGCAGGTGAGCTGGCCATGACCACCAACGGCATCCTGCTCCCCGACCTGGCAAAGCCGCTGGTCGCGGCCGGCCTGCGCCGCGTGAACATCCACATCGACTCGCTCGACTCGGTGAGCCTCGCCAAGATCATGCGCTGGGGCAAGCTCGAGGATATCTGGCGGGGCATCGAGGCCGCCGAAGCCGCCGGGCTGACGCCGATCAAGCTAAACGCCGTGGTAACCCGCGGCTACAATGACCAGGACGTCGCCGCGCTGGCTGCGCTGACTCTCTCGCGCGACTGGCACTTCCGCTTCATCGAACTGATGCCCTTCGGCAGCGGCGAGACCGCGCAGGTGGCCCGCGACAATTACATCTCGAATGACGAAGTGCGCGCGCGCATCGAGGCTGCGCACGGCCCGCTGACGGAGCTGCCCAGCGGCGACGCCTCGGACGAGTCGCGCAATTACCGCCTGCCCAACGCGCGCGGCGTGGTGGGCTTCATCAGCCCGGTCTCGGCGCCGTATTGCGGAAGCTGCAACCGCATGCGGCTCACGGCCGAGGGCAAGCTGCATCTCTGCCTGCTCAACGACGACGAGATGGACATCAAGAAGCAACTGCGCCAGAACGGCCAGGACGCCGTGCGCGACATACTGCTGAAGGCCGTGCATCAGAAGCCCGTCGGCCATCGCCTGCACGAAGGCCTCTCCACCAAGAACCGCGGCATGTTCCAGATCGGCGGCTGA